One window of the Corynebacterium glutamicum ATCC 13032 genome contains the following:
- the gluQRS gene encoding tRNA glutamyl-Q(34) synthetase GluQRS, whose translation MAGRYAPSPSGDLHFGNLRTALLAWLFARSEGKKFLMRVEDIDEQRSSKESAESQLADLSALGLDWDGDVLYQSTRYDAYRAALEKLDTYECYCSRRDIQEASRAPHVAPGVYPGTCRGLKEEERVEKRATLAAQNRHPAIRLRAQVTSFDFHDRLRGPQTGPVDDFILLRGGQEPGWAYNLAVVVDDAYQGVDQVVRGDDLLDSAARQAYLGSLLGTPAPEYIHVPLVLNAHGQRLAKRDGAVTLKEMLIDAPLHTIFSRLASSLGYEGVNSAPQLLEIFDPTTLSREPFIY comes from the coding sequence ATGGCAGGACGATACGCACCATCACCAAGCGGCGACCTTCACTTTGGCAACCTCCGCACAGCACTGCTGGCCTGGCTGTTCGCGCGCTCCGAAGGAAAAAAATTCCTCATGCGGGTCGAAGACATCGATGAACAACGCTCATCCAAGGAATCCGCCGAAAGCCAACTCGCAGACCTATCCGCCCTGGGTCTCGATTGGGATGGCGACGTCCTCTACCAATCCACACGCTACGACGCCTACCGCGCAGCCCTTGAAAAACTAGACACCTACGAATGTTATTGCTCGCGCCGGGACATCCAAGAAGCCTCGCGGGCACCCCATGTGGCTCCGGGAGTGTATCCGGGAACGTGTAGGGGATTGAAGGAGGAGGAACGCGTCGAAAAGCGTGCAACCTTGGCTGCGCAAAACCGGCACCCCGCCATCCGCCTGCGCGCGCAGGTAACCTCGTTTGATTTTCACGACCGACTTCGCGGCCCACAAACTGGCCCCGTAGACGATTTCATTCTGCTCCGCGGCGGGCAGGAACCCGGATGGGCATACAACTTAGCTGTCGTCGTCGACGATGCCTACCAAGGCGTTGACCAGGTAGTCCGCGGCGACGACCTACTCGATTCCGCCGCGCGCCAAGCCTACCTCGGCTCGCTGCTGGGCACCCCCGCGCCCGAATACATTCACGTGCCGCTCGTGCTCAACGCCCACGGCCAGCGCCTCGCCAAACGCGACGGGGCAGTGACGCTTAAAGAAATGCTTATCGACGCCCCCCTCCACACCATTTTCTCCCGCCTCGCATCATCGCTCGGCTACGAAGGGGTAAATTCCGCACCCCAATTGTTGGAAATTTTCGACCCCACAACCCTCAGCCGGGAGCCGTTTATTTACTGA
- the tgt gene encoding tRNA guanosine(34) transglycosylase Tgt, whose product MSDLSFTLNNKLADDAPGKHGRTGVIHTPHGDIATPAFIPVATKATVKTLTPEQIRETGAQAILSNAYHLYLQPGPDIVDEAGGVSAFENWHGPTYTDSGGFQVMSLGSGFKKVLAMDTTNLTRNDIKAAKKERMALVDEDGVDFKSVIDGSKHRFTPEVSMQIQHQLGADIIFAFDELTTLVDTYDYQVESVERTRRWAQRCLLEHERLTQERVDKPLQSLWGVVQGAQFEDLRRQAVKGLLDLDRQAADEGRRGFGGFGIGGALEKENLGTIVGWVCDELPEDKPRHLLGISEPDDLFVAVEAGADTFDCVAPTRLGRRGGVYTLDGRMNLTGARFKRDFKGIDEEVGGYASENYSRAYIHHLLKAKEFLAGTLCTMHNLHFMITLVDKIRASIDDGTYYEFKEEFLGRYYASKVS is encoded by the coding sequence ATGTCAGATCTTTCATTCACCCTCAACAACAAGCTTGCCGATGACGCCCCCGGCAAGCATGGTCGTACAGGTGTAATCCACACACCTCACGGTGATATTGCCACCCCTGCTTTCATTCCTGTGGCTACCAAAGCCACGGTGAAAACCCTTACCCCTGAGCAGATTCGGGAGACCGGCGCACAGGCTATTTTGTCCAACGCCTACCACCTGTATCTGCAGCCTGGCCCCGACATCGTGGACGAGGCTGGCGGTGTGTCTGCCTTTGAGAACTGGCACGGCCCCACCTACACCGACTCCGGCGGATTCCAGGTCATGAGCCTGGGCTCCGGCTTTAAAAAGGTGCTGGCCATGGACACCACCAACTTGACGCGCAACGATATCAAGGCGGCTAAAAAAGAGCGCATGGCGCTTGTCGACGAAGACGGCGTGGATTTCAAATCTGTTATCGATGGCTCAAAGCACCGATTCACCCCAGAAGTCTCCATGCAGATTCAGCACCAATTGGGCGCAGACATCATCTTTGCTTTTGATGAACTGACCACCTTGGTTGATACCTATGACTACCAGGTGGAATCTGTGGAACGTACCCGCAGGTGGGCACAGCGCTGCCTCCTGGAGCATGAACGTTTGACTCAGGAACGTGTGGATAAACCACTGCAATCCCTATGGGGAGTGGTGCAGGGGGCGCAGTTCGAGGATTTGCGTCGACAAGCAGTAAAAGGCCTGTTGGACCTGGATCGCCAGGCCGCCGACGAAGGCCGTCGCGGCTTCGGCGGTTTCGGCATCGGTGGCGCCCTAGAGAAGGAAAACCTGGGCACCATCGTGGGCTGGGTGTGCGATGAGCTGCCCGAGGACAAGCCACGTCACCTGCTGGGCATTTCCGAGCCGGACGATCTGTTCGTGGCTGTCGAAGCCGGTGCGGACACCTTTGACTGCGTGGCGCCGACTCGTTTGGGTCGACGCGGCGGTGTCTACACGCTTGATGGACGCATGAATTTGACCGGTGCGCGTTTCAAGCGTGACTTCAAGGGAATCGATGAGGAAGTCGGCGGATACGCCAGCGAGAACTACTCCCGCGCGTACATTCATCACCTGCTCAAAGCGAAGGAATTTTTGGCCGGCACGCTGTGCACCATGCACAATCTGCACTTCATGATCACCTTGGTGGATAAGATTCGTGCCAGCATCGATGATGGCACGTACTACGAATTCAAGGAAGAATTCTTAGGCCGGTACTACGCGTCGAAGGTTTCATAA
- a CDS encoding tRNA adenosine deaminase-associated protein, whose amino-acid sequence MNTEEDGLSFAVTATLVEGKWQVREFEDHFSKLSTSINAVRSLRSEGPAFALLCVDDEYFVMVRPTPSRVFLFLSDAPMAVDDDFAAAVMDELDADLPDINPDDLDDIDPWPEGDFDILADLGLSEEVLSVICDDMDLDPSEQLLRIAEELGFDNDLARVVGFD is encoded by the coding sequence ATGAACACTGAAGAGGATGGCCTGAGCTTTGCAGTTACGGCTACCTTAGTTGAAGGTAAATGGCAGGTACGCGAGTTTGAGGATCACTTCTCCAAGCTCTCTACCTCTATTAATGCGGTTCGCTCGCTGCGTAGCGAGGGGCCGGCGTTTGCGCTGTTGTGCGTTGATGATGAATATTTTGTGATGGTGCGTCCCACCCCAAGTAGGGTATTCCTTTTCCTTTCGGATGCGCCGATGGCTGTCGACGATGATTTCGCCGCCGCGGTGATGGATGAACTCGATGCGGATCTTCCAGATATCAACCCTGATGATTTGGACGACATCGATCCATGGCCAGAAGGTGATTTCGATATTTTGGCGGATTTGGGGCTGTCTGAGGAGGTTCTTTCCGTGATTTGCGATGACATGGATTTGGATCCTTCCGAACAATTGCTGCGCATCGCGGAAGAACTCGGTTTTGATAATGATCTGGCTCGGGTGGTGGGATTCGACTAG
- a CDS encoding MMPL family transporter, with amino-acid sequence MAKLLFRLGRWSYNRKWIVISAWLLILAIVGGLALTMQKGFSNSFTIEDTPSIDATVSLVENFPDQTNPVTAAGVNVVFQSPEGTTLDDPQMMTAMDAVVDYIEDNLPDFGGGERFGNPVEVSPALEEMVIEQMTSMGLPEETAAKDAANLAVLSEDKTIGYTSFNIDVEAAEYVEQKHRDVINEAMQIGEDLGVRVEAGGPAFGDPIQIETTSEIIGIGIAFIVLIFTFGSLIAAGLPLITAVIGVGIGALAIVLATAFTDLNNVTPVLAVMIGLAVGIDYALFILSRYRAEYKRMPRADAAGMAVGTAGSAVVFAGATVIIALVALIIADIGFLTAMGISAAFTVFVAVLIALTFIPALLGVFGGHAFKGKIPGIGGNPTPKQTWEQALNRRSKGRSWVKLVQKAPGLVVAVVVLGLGALTIPAMNLQLSLPSDSTSNIDTTQRQSADLMAEGFGAGVNAPFLVIVDTHEVNADSTALQPLIEAQEPEEGEFDREQAARFATYMYVTQTYNSNIDVKNAQIISVNDDFTAAQILVTPYTGPADKETPELMHVLRAQEAQIEDVTGTELGTTGFTAVQLDITEQLEDAMPVYLAVVVGLAIFLLILVFRSLLVPLVAGLGFLLSVGAAFGATVLVWQEGFGGFVNTPGPLISFMPIFLIGVTFGLAMDYQVFLVTRMREHYTHHNGKGQPGSKYTPVEQSVIEGFTQGSRVVTAAALIMIAVFVAFIDQPLPFIKIFGFALGAGVFFDAFFIRMGLVPASMFLMGKATWWMPKWLDRILPSLDIEGTALEKEWEEKQAAR; translated from the coding sequence GTGGCGAAATTGCTATTCAGGTTGGGGCGATGGTCCTATAATCGCAAGTGGATTGTGATTTCGGCATGGCTACTTATTTTGGCCATTGTTGGTGGTCTGGCCCTGACGATGCAGAAGGGGTTCAGTAACTCTTTCACTATTGAAGACACCCCTTCGATTGATGCCACTGTTTCTCTGGTTGAAAATTTCCCTGATCAGACGAACCCGGTGACGGCCGCCGGAGTTAACGTGGTTTTCCAATCCCCGGAAGGAACCACGCTTGATGATCCTCAGATGATGACTGCGATGGATGCAGTCGTTGATTACATTGAGGACAATTTGCCTGATTTTGGTGGGGGAGAGCGCTTCGGCAATCCTGTTGAGGTGTCTCCTGCGTTGGAAGAGATGGTCATCGAGCAGATGACCAGCATGGGGCTTCCTGAGGAAACCGCTGCAAAGGATGCTGCCAATCTGGCGGTGTTGAGCGAAGACAAAACCATTGGCTACACCTCTTTCAACATTGATGTTGAGGCCGCAGAATATGTGGAGCAAAAACACCGCGATGTGATCAACGAAGCGATGCAAATCGGTGAAGATTTAGGTGTCCGGGTGGAAGCCGGTGGACCTGCTTTCGGTGATCCAATTCAGATTGAAACCACCAGTGAGATCATCGGTATTGGCATCGCGTTCATCGTGTTGATTTTCACCTTTGGTTCTTTGATTGCTGCAGGCTTGCCTTTGATTACCGCGGTGATCGGCGTGGGCATTGGTGCGCTGGCAATTGTGCTGGCCACGGCGTTTACTGATCTCAACAATGTGACTCCAGTGCTCGCAGTGATGATTGGCCTGGCCGTGGGCATTGACTACGCGCTGTTTATTTTGTCTAGGTACCGTGCGGAGTATAAGCGCATGCCACGTGCCGATGCTGCCGGAATGGCGGTGGGCACAGCTGGTAGTGCGGTGGTGTTTGCTGGCGCGACGGTGATTATCGCGCTGGTAGCCCTCATCATTGCGGATATCGGATTCCTCACGGCCATGGGTATTTCTGCGGCGTTTACGGTGTTCGTGGCTGTGCTCATTGCGTTGACGTTTATCCCGGCGCTGTTGGGTGTGTTTGGTGGTCATGCGTTCAAGGGCAAGATCCCTGGAATTGGTGGAAACCCAACGCCAAAGCAGACGTGGGAGCAAGCGCTTAATCGTCGTTCCAAGGGTCGCTCATGGGTCAAGCTTGTACAGAAAGCACCGGGTCTTGTGGTGGCAGTGGTGGTCTTGGGTCTTGGTGCCTTGACCATTCCTGCAATGAACCTGCAGTTGTCACTGCCTTCTGACTCCACCTCCAATATTGATACCACTCAGCGTCAGTCGGCTGATTTGATGGCAGAGGGCTTTGGCGCGGGCGTTAATGCGCCGTTCTTGGTCATCGTCGATACGCATGAGGTCAATGCTGATTCCACCGCATTGCAGCCACTGATTGAGGCACAGGAGCCTGAAGAGGGCGAGTTCGATCGGGAGCAGGCGGCTCGTTTTGCTACCTATATGTATGTCACCCAGACCTACAATTCCAACATCGATGTGAAGAATGCGCAGATCATCAGCGTCAATGATGATTTCACTGCGGCGCAGATTCTCGTGACTCCATACACCGGACCTGCGGATAAAGAGACCCCTGAGTTGATGCACGTGCTGCGTGCGCAGGAAGCTCAGATTGAGGATGTTACGGGAACTGAACTGGGTACCACTGGGTTTACGGCGGTTCAGTTGGACATTACTGAGCAGCTGGAAGACGCAATGCCGGTTTACCTCGCTGTGGTTGTTGGTTTGGCTATTTTCCTCCTCATTCTGGTGTTCCGTTCCCTGCTTGTTCCGCTGGTTGCTGGCCTTGGCTTCTTGTTGTCTGTGGGTGCGGCCTTCGGTGCGACGGTGTTGGTCTGGCAGGAGGGCTTCGGTGGCTTTGTGAACACCCCTGGTCCGCTGATTTCCTTCATGCCGATCTTCCTCATCGGCGTGACCTTCGGTTTGGCCATGGACTATCAGGTGTTCCTTGTGACTCGCATGCGCGAGCACTACACCCACCACAATGGCAAGGGACAGCCTGGTTCCAAGTACACCCCGGTTGAGCAGTCAGTGATTGAAGGCTTCACGCAGGGCTCCCGCGTGGTTACAGCAGCGGCACTGATCATGATTGCCGTGTTCGTGGCGTTTATTGATCAGCCGTTGCCATTTATTAAGATCTTCGGTTTCGCGTTGGGTGCGGGCGTGTTTTTCGATGCTTTCTTCATTCGCATGGGTCTGGTCCCCGCGTCGATGTTCCTGATGGGCAAGGCCACGTGGTGGATGCCTAAGTGGCTGGATCGAATTCTGCCAAGTTTGGACATTGAAGGCACCGCACTGGAGAAGGAATGGGAGGAGAAGCAGGCTGCACGTTAG
- a CDS encoding DUF1611 domain-containing protein, whose translation MTIALEHPVLHSTAIALPARFQASYTTRLVAVGVDKRPSDFWLETAGTPQAGDVVIARVTAINNHKRVETPESRKAILFEGVLVMLAYGHRYAADQFLAHVPEDLGPCHLVAAGGIAGTVTALHDRVDEPTEIEPLGLLTNARGTVNVRDFAAFDNPLKVEAPNKRAQVIAVLGTSMNSGKSTTLACLVNGLAAAGQKVAAGKITGTGAGNDRMIYHDAGAHSVIDFTDFGYPTTFKLNFAEIRALSVNMINVLADSGADTVIVEIADGIYQGETSRLLRDQVFQEAVDHVVFSAVDALGAKAGVQELQAAGLHVAAASGVMTASPLATAEAAAVLEVPVVPTFDLTNPEIVTAVLTDHA comes from the coding sequence ATGACCATTGCTCTTGAACACCCAGTACTGCACTCCACGGCGATCGCGTTGCCTGCTCGTTTTCAGGCGAGCTATACGACGCGTTTGGTGGCGGTGGGCGTCGATAAGCGTCCTTCTGATTTTTGGTTGGAAACAGCCGGCACGCCGCAGGCGGGCGATGTGGTGATTGCGCGGGTGACGGCGATTAATAATCACAAGCGGGTGGAGACGCCGGAGTCGCGCAAGGCCATTTTGTTTGAGGGGGTGTTGGTGATGTTGGCGTATGGGCACCGGTATGCGGCGGATCAGTTTTTAGCGCATGTACCGGAGGATTTGGGGCCATGCCATTTGGTGGCGGCTGGTGGCATCGCGGGAACGGTGACGGCGCTGCACGATCGGGTGGATGAACCCACAGAGATTGAACCGTTGGGATTGCTCACCAATGCGCGCGGAACTGTGAATGTACGGGACTTTGCGGCTTTTGATAATCCTTTGAAAGTGGAGGCTCCCAACAAGCGTGCGCAGGTGATCGCGGTGCTGGGAACGTCGATGAACTCTGGAAAATCCACCACGCTTGCCTGCTTGGTCAATGGTTTGGCTGCGGCGGGGCAGAAGGTGGCGGCTGGAAAGATCACGGGCACTGGTGCTGGAAATGACCGCATGATTTATCACGATGCTGGTGCTCACAGCGTTATTGATTTCACCGACTTTGGCTACCCAACTACGTTCAAGCTGAATTTCGCGGAGATTCGTGCGCTGAGCGTCAACATGATTAATGTGCTGGCTGATTCTGGTGCGGATACCGTGATCGTGGAAATCGCGGACGGAATTTATCAGGGCGAAACCTCGCGGCTGTTGCGCGATCAAGTGTTCCAGGAAGCCGTGGATCATGTGGTGTTCTCCGCTGTTGATGCCTTGGGCGCGAAGGCCGGTGTGCAGGAACTGCAGGCGGCGGGGCTTCATGTGGCTGCGGCCTCGGGAGTGATGACGGCTTCGCCGCTGGCCACCGCGGAAGCTGCCGCTGTGCTTGAAGTTCCAGTGGTGCCCACTTTTGATCTCACCAACCCGGAGATCGTCACAGCGGTGCTAACGGATCATGCCTAG
- a CDS encoding prephenate dehydrogenase, whose protein sequence is MTTKDISRPVCILGLGLIGGSLLRDLHAANHSVFGYNRSRSGAKSAVDEGFDVSADLEATLQRAAAEDALIVLAVPMTAIDSLLDAVHTHAPNNGFTDVVSVKTAVYDAVKARNMQHRYVGSHPMAGTANSGWSASMDGLFKRAVWVVTFDQLFDGTDINSTWISIWKDVVQMALAVGAEVVPSRVGPHDAAAARVSHLTHILAETLAIVGDNGGALSLSLAAGSYRDSTRVAGTDPGLVRAMCESNAGPLVKALDEALAILHEAREGLTAEQPNIEQLADNGYRSRIRYEARSGQRRAKESVSPTITSSRPVLRLHPGTPNWEKQLIHAETLGARIEVF, encoded by the coding sequence GTGACTACCAAAGACATTTCCCGCCCAGTATGCATCCTGGGCCTCGGCCTCATCGGCGGATCCCTCCTCCGCGACCTCCATGCAGCCAACCACTCCGTCTTCGGCTACAACCGCTCACGCTCCGGCGCTAAATCAGCCGTCGACGAAGGCTTCGACGTTTCCGCCGATCTTGAAGCAACCCTCCAGCGTGCAGCCGCCGAAGATGCGCTCATCGTCCTCGCGGTCCCCATGACCGCAATCGATTCGCTTCTCGACGCCGTCCACACCCACGCACCAAACAACGGCTTCACCGACGTCGTATCCGTAAAAACCGCCGTCTACGACGCAGTAAAAGCCCGCAACATGCAACACCGTTATGTGGGATCCCACCCCATGGCAGGCACCGCCAACTCCGGCTGGAGCGCATCCATGGACGGACTGTTCAAACGAGCAGTATGGGTGGTCACCTTCGACCAGCTTTTCGACGGCACCGACATCAACTCCACCTGGATCAGCATCTGGAAAGACGTCGTCCAAATGGCACTCGCCGTGGGCGCTGAAGTTGTCCCATCCCGAGTTGGCCCACACGATGCAGCAGCAGCACGAGTGTCTCATTTAACACACATCCTGGCTGAAACCCTCGCCATCGTCGGTGACAACGGTGGCGCACTGTCTCTCTCTTTAGCCGCTGGCAGCTACCGCGACTCCACCCGCGTTGCAGGCACCGACCCAGGACTCGTCCGCGCCATGTGTGAAAGCAACGCCGGCCCACTGGTCAAAGCCCTCGACGAAGCACTGGCGATCCTCCACGAAGCCCGCGAAGGCCTCACCGCAGAACAGCCAAACATCGAGCAACTTGCCGACAACGGCTACCGATCCCGCATCCGCTACGAAGCCCGCTCCGGCCAGCGACGCGCCAAAGAATCCGTTAGCCCTACCATCACCTCATCCAGGCCAGTGCTCCGTCTCCACCCGGGCACACCAAACTGGGAGAAGCAGCTCATCCACGCTGAAACCCTCGGCGCACGGATCGAAGTGTTCTAG
- a CDS encoding CsbD family protein, translating into MSDFSNKAEDLTGKAKEGFGEATDNESLADEGRADQAKADIKDAVENAGEKVKDAANKVLGAFKKDD; encoded by the coding sequence ATGAGCGATTTTTCCAACAAGGCAGAGGACCTCACAGGTAAGGCTAAAGAAGGATTCGGCGAGGCAACTGATAACGAGTCCCTCGCTGATGAGGGCCGTGCGGATCAGGCTAAGGCAGACATCAAGGATGCTGTCGAAAACGCCGGTGAAAAGGTAAAGGACGCAGCTAACAAGGTTCTGGGTGCGTTCAAGAAGGACGACTAA
- a CDS encoding queuosine precursor transporter: MVVDVQNQSHTPETQPQPGQGAAKKTPVASGNSTFIHIQPSLYPILLALFVAVFLISNITATKGVEIGPLVTDGAFFLFPISYVLGDVLAECYGFKSTRRAILTGFGITMLAALSFYISIWLPGASFWEGQEAFEATLGLVPQIIVASLAGYIVGQLLNAKVLVAIKKRTGEKSLWARLIGSTVVGEFVDTLLFCAIAAPVIGIATAPDFINYVVVGFVWKTLLEVILMPITYAVIRWVKRREGYETFDA, encoded by the coding sequence ATGGTTGTGGACGTGCAAAATCAATCACACACCCCAGAAACCCAGCCTCAACCTGGGCAGGGCGCAGCCAAGAAAACCCCCGTTGCGTCCGGAAACTCCACGTTCATTCACATTCAGCCAAGCTTGTACCCCATTTTGCTGGCGCTGTTTGTTGCAGTCTTTCTAATTTCAAATATCACCGCAACCAAGGGCGTAGAAATCGGCCCGTTGGTGACAGACGGTGCGTTCTTCCTCTTCCCCATCTCATATGTGTTGGGCGATGTTCTAGCCGAATGTTACGGCTTCAAATCCACTCGTCGTGCCATTCTTACTGGTTTTGGCATCACGATGCTCGCGGCGCTGTCTTTCTACATTTCCATCTGGCTGCCTGGCGCAAGTTTCTGGGAAGGCCAAGAAGCTTTCGAAGCAACGCTCGGCCTTGTTCCACAGATCATCGTGGCATCACTGGCGGGCTATATTGTGGGTCAGCTGCTCAACGCCAAAGTTCTGGTGGCTATCAAAAAGCGCACGGGTGAAAAGTCCCTGTGGGCGCGCCTGATTGGTTCCACCGTTGTCGGAGAATTTGTCGATACCCTGCTGTTTTGCGCCATCGCAGCGCCAGTGATCGGTATTGCCACCGCCCCGGATTTCATCAACTACGTTGTGGTGGGCTTCGTGTGGAAAACCCTTCTAGAGGTCATCCTCATGCCCATCACCTACGCAGTCATTAGGTGGGTGAAACGCCGCGAAGGTTATGAAACCTTCGACGCGTAG
- a CDS encoding ABC transporter transmembrane domain-containing protein: protein MPSLWRARRRLLLIALGVLGVLQALLAIMVSLSVAAILEGNRALVGLLLATTLGLGVAQWIQKVVAEDLGQHYVHEVRRELVGAALVPGNTASLGVTVTRASNDLTAVRNWVALGIVPMVTGLPLIAIVLVALFIQDLRTGVAVTVPLLMCVAVLPVVARWTLKRARELRKKRGRMAARIADSVMAGELLHATGAIDRELNAVTRDSDRVVIAAVRRSWATGFSRALMAMAASLGTVSIVISGHLEVSEVAGIMMLLGVLATPVAELGRVVEYRQNYKAATRILIPLLQRGSEFKHSQQKLPGLQATEGIPGVYVKGISALPGERIYLHGSADATRKWVTSLSAMEEGTDVIVNGQRLSQLPLKQRRALIGIASAHHHLSRGSVSRLVGLRVPDATVEEIEQALEQVGLNNTGKQRLKNGGHPWSTSQINKLKIASATLRTPPLLVLEGITPENLLNYPGVIISTVQENPSETWRQVNI, encoded by the coding sequence ATGCCTAGCTTATGGCGTGCTCGTCGCAGACTTTTGCTCATTGCCCTAGGTGTACTTGGTGTGCTGCAGGCACTGCTGGCGATCATGGTGTCGTTGAGCGTAGCCGCCATACTTGAGGGAAACCGAGCACTTGTTGGATTGCTGCTTGCTACCACGTTGGGTTTGGGGGTGGCGCAGTGGATTCAAAAAGTAGTGGCAGAAGATCTAGGCCAGCATTATGTGCATGAGGTGCGTCGTGAATTGGTGGGTGCTGCGCTGGTGCCTGGAAATACGGCCTCGTTGGGCGTGACTGTCACCCGAGCCAGCAATGATCTCACCGCGGTGCGCAATTGGGTGGCTTTGGGCATTGTTCCGATGGTCACCGGGCTGCCGTTGATTGCGATTGTGCTGGTGGCGTTGTTTATCCAAGATCTCCGCACAGGCGTGGCTGTTACTGTGCCACTGCTCATGTGTGTAGCCGTGCTGCCGGTGGTGGCGCGGTGGACTTTGAAAAGAGCACGTGAACTACGCAAAAAACGTGGACGCATGGCTGCGCGGATCGCAGATTCTGTCATGGCTGGAGAATTACTGCACGCAACAGGAGCAATAGACCGTGAGCTCAATGCAGTCACCCGAGATTCCGACCGAGTGGTGATAGCTGCTGTAAGACGTTCCTGGGCCACCGGTTTTAGCCGCGCATTGATGGCCATGGCAGCCTCGCTTGGCACTGTCAGCATTGTGATTTCTGGCCACCTGGAAGTAAGTGAGGTTGCGGGAATAATGATGCTTCTTGGCGTTCTTGCCACTCCAGTTGCAGAACTTGGCCGCGTGGTGGAATATCGCCAAAATTATAAAGCCGCGACACGCATCCTGATTCCACTTCTGCAACGAGGCTCAGAATTTAAACACTCCCAACAAAAACTACCCGGGTTGCAAGCAACAGAAGGAATCCCCGGTGTCTATGTCAAAGGTATTTCCGCCCTTCCTGGAGAACGGATCTACCTCCACGGCTCTGCAGATGCGACGAGAAAATGGGTCACCTCGTTGTCTGCAATGGAGGAAGGCACAGATGTAATAGTCAACGGTCAAAGGCTTTCGCAGCTTCCTTTGAAACAACGACGCGCCCTCATCGGAATCGCCTCAGCACACCACCACTTAAGCCGTGGTTCAGTATCGCGCCTGGTTGGTTTGCGAGTGCCGGATGCCACCGTGGAAGAAATTGAGCAAGCACTGGAACAAGTTGGTCTGAACAACACCGGGAAACAACGCTTGAAAAACGGCGGACACCCCTGGAGTACTTCGCAGATCAACAAACTGAAAATTGCCAGCGCCACCCTTCGAACCCCACCGCTTTTGGTACTTGAAGGCATCACCCCTGAAAACCTCCTCAACTATCCCGGAGTGATCATCTCCACCGTTCAGGAGAACCCATCCGAAACATGGCGGCAAGTGAACATCTAA
- the tadA gene encoding tRNA adenosine(34) deaminase TadA: MGVLPVQARIKDDERRMRHALDIARQTPEGDVPVGAVIYAPTGEILATATNRREADRDPTAHAEIIALRRAARRFSDGWRLSDCTAVVTLEPCSMCAGALVGARIGRIVFGAFEPRTGACGSVFDVVRDPAVLHKVEVSGGILEPECAALMTEFFELHR; the protein is encoded by the coding sequence GTGGGCGTTTTACCTGTGCAGGCGCGCATCAAAGACGATGAGCGCCGCATGCGCCATGCTTTGGATATTGCTCGCCAAACCCCTGAGGGGGACGTTCCCGTTGGCGCCGTCATTTACGCGCCGACCGGGGAGATCCTGGCGACCGCAACGAACCGTCGAGAAGCAGACCGCGATCCCACGGCCCACGCCGAAATTATTGCTTTACGACGAGCCGCCCGCCGTTTTTCCGACGGCTGGCGGCTGAGTGACTGCACCGCGGTGGTCACCTTGGAGCCCTGCAGTATGTGCGCCGGCGCCTTGGTGGGTGCTCGAATCGGACGCATCGTATTCGGAGCATTTGAGCCCCGAACCGGCGCCTGTGGATCTGTATTTGACGTGGTTCGAGACCCCGCGGTGTTGCACAAAGTGGAAGTCAGTGGAGGAATCCTCGAGCCTGAATGTGCTGCCTTGATGACCGAATTTTTCGAACTTCACAGGTAA